The Melanotaenia boesemani isolate fMelBoe1 chromosome 11, fMelBoe1.pri, whole genome shotgun sequence genome includes the window TAAAGCTCAGAACAGTAATAGACCTACGTTATGTCAGCGCTCGACAGACCCGCGGCGGACCTCACCGTCATGGATGTGTACGATATAGCTGCGGTGATCGGACAAGACTTTGAGCGGGTCATAGACAAGTTTGGCTGTGAGTGTCTGGTCGGGGTGATACCCCACGTGGTGCGGGTGCTGGAGTTCCTGGAGACATTGGTGAGCCGCGGAGCTGCCAGACAGGAGGTCGAGGAGCTGCAAAGAGAGGTGGACAGGTTGCGCCAGGAGCGCAGCGATCGATATGAGCAGGAGAGGAAACATCAGAAGGTCGGTACTGTGTCTTTATGAAGCTGAAAGTCCCGTCAGGGTCTGCCCTTGTCCACCTTTATGTTTGTAACTGCTTTTTGCCTGTATGCGTCTCTGTAAATCTGTATGAATTCATGTTTTGGCGTTTTTGTCTCACAGGGTGACGTAATTCTGGAAAGCAAGTAAATAAACTGGATTCATGTTGATAACTTTTGACATTACGTGCTCATTTTTGCCCGATctgtggttaaataaaaattagcaAGATATCTCTTTATTGTAGTTTCCAATAATATAAGTAAATTGACATTAGCAAGGTTTGATGTCCAGATAAATAAAGATTTCTCCAGAATCAAACAACtgtattaaattacattaatgttGGCTATTTTCTGGctaataaataacttttttcttgCATTATTGCTGCTCAGGCAGTATACAATGCACACCAGCAAAATCGTGGATTAAAAATACCAAGACGTTGGTCTCAACTTGAATGCTGGCTTTTGGAGGCCATCCATCTACACTTTGCAGTTAAATACCAAATATTCTGAGGTATTATTTTCCACTGCTGAtgttttttctgatttatttgttgTCATCCCCCCCTCATATCGTACATGTTTAGGAGTTGGAACAAGTTGAAGATGTATGGAGAGGAGAAGTCCAGGACATGCTTTCTCAAATCGCTCAGCTTAAAGCAGAGAACAAGAGGCTTCTAGTGAGCCTCTCTCTGAAAGAATCCCCGATCACAGAAGAGGATCTGCAAAAACATGACGGTGAGTTGTTTGCTGCATCAACATCTTTCTGCCACATGAAGCAACCATGACATACAAGAAATACTGTTCATTATGTCAgtaccaataaaaaaaatctatataaaaagtaaacagaatCTGCATGAGCAAGTTTTTTATCTATTTGCCCATGGTCCACTTCTACTTAAAGTGTCATGAAATTCAACTTGGTAAATAATTTTTCTGACTGAAAAATGTTTGTGATCTCATACATCCACCTTAGCTCTCACCTTAGCAAAACGAGCCCTTATATGGGATTGCTATTATGCAGATACAATGAATTAGGGAGTATCAGGTGAGAACATATTGGGCTGTTGTATCGCTGCATGGTAACTGCAGCTGATAGTTATGAGTTACTTGATTACATGAATGccaatgaacaaaaacatatttggtagaaaatattaaagcaaTATATAATAAGATATTGTACGGATGTCTATTAAGTTCATGCAAATTACATAGCTTGGTTATTTTAGTATAAGTTCACTCTGGTTCAcagtctgttttgtttaaagttcTGCCCCATATGTAAGATTTAATGTTGTCTGGATGACTTGggatacagaaataaatactgATTTGCTTTGTCATTGAATCcttgtacaatgacaataaaacttCTTCTTGTGTTCTTTTGCCATTTGCTGTATATTACACATATTTACCTTGCACAGTCATGTGGGACTGTACAGtgaatataaatacatatgCATGTGTGTCAGTTGAGTTCAAAGTAGGCCATGAAGACTTGCCACCAGGATCTTGTGAAGGAGACTATTTTTGAAGTAGACCAAAATATAGCTCTTGTGTGAAACTCACAGTGACTGCAGCTGTACTTACTGTCAGGGCcgcagcacacacaaacacacacacacacacacagcttacAAGCATGTGCAGCTTGCAGATGAAAGGATACTGCATGACATTGTTGCTCTAcagcaggggtctccaactccggtccccgtgagctactgtcctgcaggttttagatgtctcctactacaacacacctctgcagaaGCCTGTTAaagacccagtgatttgagtcaggtgtgttgcatcagagtagaatccaaaacctgcaggaaagtagctcacgaggaccggagttggagattcCTGCTCTACAGACTGATGAGTTGGTTTTCCTGATGCAACAAGGCCCTGAAACACCACATTTAAAGGTAGAAACTGGCAATGTGAGTACTGCAACGTCTTACAGTGATTTACTTTCCTATGTGTATGTAAGAAAATCCTCTCCCAGAGACATGAGATTTCTTGGAGATAAAGTAATTGGTTATAGCAAAACATTTCTATACTTACTACTTTTTGACTGTTTGGTATATTAGTTGCCTACTGTCTGTTTTCTGAAGTCCTTCAGAGACATTTATTAAGAATTGGATAGCTGATCTTCCAGCACTAATTTTTGATGGAGGGTTCTGAATTAGGTAATTTAATATCTTAAAGTGACTGCTGCAGAATAGAAATGGAAACTTTCTCATCTGCTGGATGTGTTGTTTGTACACATTCTATCATAATGCAAATATTcccttctgtttgtttttataacagCAGGAATGTCAGAGACAGAAAACCAAGTGATGAAGAGGCTGAAAGACTTGGTGGATAAACAAAGGGATGAAATCCGGGCGAAAGACAATGAGCTGTTGCTAAGAAATGATGATGTAGAAGCGGTGAGGATATAATTAGCATACACCACATCAACTAAGAAAATATGTAGTCTGCAAAATACCAGCTTTCACTACAAAGTCATGAAACATATTCTCACAACCACAGCTCCAGTTGCAGCAGCATCGTCTGATAAAGATCAACCAGGACCTTCTTCACAAGGTAGGCGTGATGGAAGCTCAGGGCAAGGCAGTGATTCAGCAGAGGGCTGAGCTGGAGGCAGCAGCCCAGGCACGGCAGCAGGAGCTTGGAGCTCTGCAGCTGGAGGTCGCGGTGCTAAGAAAGGAGCTCAAGGAGAGGGAACTGCAGAAAGAACTCGCTGAAATAGAGGAGTCCTCCCTTTCACTATCTGAGATGTCACCACCACTATCAGCACTGAtaactgtaagaaaaaaaagactgttatTGGACTGTAAACCATTATTACAATAGTAAATCTACAGCTTACTGTTTTCTAATCAGttgttttgtataaaaaaaaactccagtcCCCATCAACAACACCTTTTAACCCCATCAAACCAAAGTCAGTATGGATGGAGTGTGGAGGGGATCCCAGCTTTGTGGCAACATGCTTTGAGTGTGACAAGAGCCTTTCAGTTTTGCCAAAATCTGCAAAAGGagagaaacatgaagaaaacgTTGACAAAGATAAAGACACAGCAGCACAGTTTCCGGTAACATCTACTTCCAGTCTCTACTGCACACAGTAATACTGTGGTTATTGTCAAAGCTCTCTTTAagaatatttacaataaatagACATTTTAATACTTTTGGTCATTTGGTGGTATCTGTTGGTTACAAGCACCAGCTGAATTTATGTTCTACCCTTTTATAATGCTTTGTTTACCTCAGCTTTCAGTCATCTTCTCTTTTATTAAGTTGTTGTCTCTCATGGTGCATTTTTGTCATTACTACCACAGCCCTGTTGTTGGCAGAGACTTGATTATCAAAACAGCTCTGCTGCATTACTAGTGACTTAAACCCATAGATTCTTGTAATCACTTTAGACAGAGTAGATCATTTAACTTCTCCAACTCAactagattattattattacctctCTTTGGTTGGCTAGCTCAGTTCTTGGCTAGCTGTTATGTTATTATTTACCATAATGTGCAGGACAAAATctgaaagtgtgttttaatgcagagcGGATCAACTGATACAGAGCTAGAGGAAGAGCCAGACAGCCCGGATCAGGAAATAGACAAACCTCGATTTACCCTGCAGGAGCTGCGGGACGTCCTGCTGGAGAGGAATGAACTCAAAGCCCAAGTGTTCATGCTCCAGGAAGAGCTGGCATATTATAAAAGGTATGATTTGGTTATACTTTAGATTTGACTGTTTGTGCAAGGCTTTCATGCAAAAGATAACCTTGTCTCTATCTTCAGTGAGGAGCTTGAGGATGATATTAGTCCAGATGTTTCTGCTTTGTCTCTTCCATCACACTCTCCTTCAACTGATCAGCCTGAATCAGGAATAAGACGCTTGTGAGTATTAAGTTTGACATTTCACCAAGTTTTAACAGCACTTCACAAGCTGTGTACTTTTGACATGTAGAACTGATTTTACAGGAATCAGTAAAACTAATACAAACACTTAGATTACAAATGATATTTGTCCAACCCTTCCCTTTTGTCCACTTTCCTCTTCCAGGATCTTCACTGCCATAATGCCAATGGTAGCAGCGGGTTTGATCACAGATGATCCCACGTTGTTGCCAATCAGGAGACTTGTTTCCTTTATATGAGTATGTAATGaaattcttattttaaaaaaaacatttaaatacagTTTGCCAATTTACAAATTTACAAGAACTGGTTTAATGGCAGCATTACTCATATATTATAAACTCAATGTGTCTTTTGTTTATGCACTTAAAACTATGGGGAATTaaccatgttgtttttctgctgccaactttaatttttttttatttgtgttggcTTGTTTAGGgctttaaattaaactaaatctttaatcattttaaatgtacgGCATCTGAGTACTTCTCAGAAAACGGCAAAAGTCTTTGGTCACTTCTAAGCTATAAATAATGACATCATGTGTCAGGAATGTGTCCAGCTGGTTTAAGACCCATAAATTGTACATATAGTGTGATTTATGTGTGCTTTCAAAGCACACTTGAGTCTGTATGGGACGTATCTTTTAGTAAATGGACTTGCTGCACTACAGTCTGGCACAACATGCTGTGGTTTCTAGTAAATCATCAGAATGCACATTTTCCTTCATTATGAAGACTCTACAAACAAACCATAATATCTTGTATATGTCACAGAGcatgtgtaaaataatgttgattcagtataaataaataaagttttatttttaaactttgatTTTTGGTGTTGTATGACGATCAACTATTAACATGGCAATACTGAATAAAACAACTGTGTGAGATTTAAGATATATCAGTTATATGTTATCGGACTCTTGATTGTTtataagtaaaaagtaaaaagaaattaataagtatacatatttagaaatatatacTTACATGTAGAAGATGTGTATATTCTATTGTTTGTATCGATTCATatcttctgttatttatttctacatttatttatccatAGGTTTATTATTCTTATATATATTTCCAAATTTaattctacatttatttatttctatatttatttgttgtaagtTGTAAGTGGGTGCTTTTAATGTATTTCCAAATCAGTATTGGTCACCTGCTGAAACGAGTTTTATATGTATATTCATTTACTCACTTAATTATGgctgtctgtgttttttatatTGTGCCAGATGCcgtaaaaaacataaacattgaATCACATGTTTTTCTCACCTGATTCTGACAGGCAAAGAGTGACTGGGTAGAGAGACACTGAGATGATaataaaaaagggggggaaagaGTTTTACTCCATCTGTCCATATCGCTTGTCTTCATTTCTGTAAAGCGGAGGACGAGGACTGGCGGTTTGACGGAGTGAGTGCTCCTGCTACATAGACGATCTTTGATCTCACCTGTCGCTAGGATACTTTGCCCTCCTCTGCTGTCAGAGGAGGCATGCTATTGGTGGATGAGTGATGGGGGAAGTGCTGCTCTACTGGAAGTTGGTTACCTTCGTGTATTACAAGTACTAACCCGAgctcaaaaagagaaaaaaagtgttgTGTTTTGAGAACAGCAATTGTTCACTGTTGtagaaaatttaacattttttggtCATTTCAAGGACTAAAACCATTCTGTCATGGAGTTTGGTGAAGAGTCGTCGCCTGCTCTGGCTTTCGAGAAGGACGCTTTTGAGCTCACCGTCGAAGATGTGTATGACATCTCGTACGTAATCGGAcgagatttattaaaaataagtaaCACGGGTGAAGAAGTGTCGGATTTGCAGTTCAGGATTGTCCGTGTCCTGGAAATGTTTGAGACTTTGGTCAACAAATACAACTTGTCTCTGGAGGAACTGAAAATGGAGCGGGACAACTTGAAGAGTGAACTGGACAGAATCATCAAGGAGGGGTCCTCCACTGGACAGGGCACGGTGAGTTTTACGACCATCTGCCTTTGAAAGGAAGTTTAAAGAAAGTTGGATTTTTATGGATGTGTTTTTGTCTACCATCACAGCAAACAgcgggaccaaaccagctggtGGTGGACCTAACAGACCCCAACAGACCGCGCTTCACCATGCAGGAGCTGAAAGAGGTCCTGCAAGAGAGGAACCAGCTGAAGGCTCAGCTCATGGTGGCGCAAGAGGAACTTCAATTATACAAGAGGTAACTGGATTTAAACAGACttgatgtattaaaaataataataataaaaaaaaacttccatcagaCTTCTTAGTGCTGCTTTGCAATGAAAATGATAActtattgtttatttacatcAGAAGCATTAACCCTAACCCAGCTTACTGAGGTGTAATCCAACACATCACTGCCAGTATTAATAGTCATAGAGCTATTACATCATCTCTGAAACACCTCTGTTAACAAACCTGAAAATTCAAAGAAGGATGTCTGGCGGGGCTGTTGTATTGTATATTACATTGACTGGGCGTaactaaaagtaaattaaattagtaTCTTAAAGTCTTGATCCGTTCTGTGCACCTTTATCTTCTTAACATTACAAATAGAACCCAATGAAACAAGAGAGGATATTGTAGAGACACTGTCAATATTGGTATTCACAAACATCTATTTAGTGAATTCAATATTCAATACTTTCTAATTCACATTAGTTGTGGCGCACAGAATTATAAACCTTTGTTCTTTTGCCGCAGTCAGATGCAGTTCTGTGATAAACCGTCTTAGTATCAGCACCACCGATATTGTAAAAGTATCAGTAATAGTATTGCTAGTTTGAGACTTTACAAGTTGATCATTCTATCAGATATCAGACAATTAAATTTAACCTGCACAGCTGTTGTTATAAAGCTCTGACCAGCTTTGCATTACACTACTATTCAAAAGCTTTGCAACAAAACTGTCATATTAGTATCAC containing:
- the LOC121649323 gene encoding RILP-like protein 1 isoform X2, encoding MSALDRPAADLTVMDVYDIAAVIGQDFERVIDKFGCECLVGVIPHVVRVLEFLETLVSRGAARQEVEELQREVDRLRQERSDRYEQERKHQKELEQVEDVWRGEVQDMLSQIAQLKAENKRLLVSLSLKESPITEEDLQKHDGMSETENQVMKRLKDLVDKQRDEIRAKDNELLLRNDDVEALQLQQHRLIKINQDLLHKVGVMEAQGKAVIQQRAELEAAAQARQQELGALQLEVAVLRKELKERELQKELAEIEESSLSLSEMSPPLSALITSPSTTPFNPIKPKSVWMECGGDPSFVATCFECDKSLSVLPKSAKGEKHEENVDKDKDTAAQFPSGSTDTELEEEPDSPDQEIDKPRFTLQELRDVLLERNELKAQVFMLQEELAYYKSEELEDDISPDVSALSLPSHSPSTDQPESGIRRLIFTAIMPMVAAGLITDDPTLLPIRRLVSFI
- the LOC121649323 gene encoding RILP-like protein 1 isoform X1, with translation MSALDRPAADLTVMDVYDIAAVIGQDFERVIDKFGCECLVGVIPHVVRVLEFLETLVSRGAARQEVEELQREVDRLRQERSDRYEQERKHQKELEQVEDVWRGEVQDMLSQIAQLKAENKRLLVSLSLKESPITEEDLQKHDAGMSETENQVMKRLKDLVDKQRDEIRAKDNELLLRNDDVEALQLQQHRLIKINQDLLHKVGVMEAQGKAVIQQRAELEAAAQARQQELGALQLEVAVLRKELKERELQKELAEIEESSLSLSEMSPPLSALITSPSTTPFNPIKPKSVWMECGGDPSFVATCFECDKSLSVLPKSAKGEKHEENVDKDKDTAAQFPSGSTDTELEEEPDSPDQEIDKPRFTLQELRDVLLERNELKAQVFMLQEELAYYKSEELEDDISPDVSALSLPSHSPSTDQPESGIRRLIFTAIMPMVAAGLITDDPTLLPIRRLVSFI
- the rilpl2 gene encoding RILP-like protein 2, yielding MEFGEESSPALAFEKDAFELTVEDVYDISYVIGRDLLKISNTGEEVSDLQFRIVRVLEMFETLVNKYNLSLEELKMERDNLKSELDRIIKEGSSTGQGTQTAGPNQLVVDLTDPNRPRFTMQELKEVLQERNQLKAQLMVAQEELQLYKSGILPQAEPAMVEVDLDSPAATEHSSATINEKTTIGKLFSFRRK